A window of the bacterium genome harbors these coding sequences:
- the mltG gene encoding endolytic transglycosylase MltG: protein MKKFFLVVFLLILMAGAAAFVHIRQRLFTPYKGYSASKIAVTIHPGTSVNTIANTLHRKGIVPHPWYLKGIFIWQKTQGKSKAGDYAFDRPMSPWDVYEKLMKGEMLYTVVTVPEGSNLFDVENVFGVKKVGRREDFRIALDSPEVMAALKAIDSEIENAEGFLFPNTYFFTKRELDARTGILFLLRQFQKEYGPAERNRAAEIKMTTLQVITLASLIEKETGQPSERSLISGVFHNRLKKSMLLQCDPTVIYAMMLAGNYDGHISRADLQFSSAYNTYVEAGLPPGPICNPGKEAIKAALFPQETEKLYFVSRNDGSHYFSSTLQEHNRAVQQYQRNRRHS, encoded by the coding sequence ATGAAGAAATTCTTTCTGGTGGTATTCCTGCTGATTTTAATGGCGGGTGCAGCCGCATTCGTGCACATACGGCAACGTCTTTTTACTCCTTATAAGGGATACTCCGCATCCAAAATCGCTGTGACGATTCATCCAGGAACTTCGGTGAATACGATTGCGAATACTTTGCACAGAAAAGGAATCGTTCCTCATCCCTGGTACTTAAAAGGCATTTTCATCTGGCAGAAGACGCAAGGGAAGAGCAAGGCGGGCGACTATGCTTTCGATCGTCCCATGTCTCCGTGGGATGTGTATGAAAAGCTGATGAAAGGGGAAATGCTGTACACGGTGGTAACGGTTCCGGAAGGCTCGAACCTATTTGATGTGGAAAATGTTTTTGGAGTGAAAAAAGTCGGACGGCGGGAGGATTTCAGAATCGCTCTGGATTCACCGGAAGTGATGGCCGCCCTAAAAGCGATCGACTCTGAAATCGAAAACGCAGAAGGTTTTTTGTTTCCCAATACTTATTTTTTTACGAAAAGGGAACTCGATGCTCGAACAGGAATTCTGTTTTTGCTCAGACAGTTCCAAAAGGAATACGGGCCCGCTGAACGGAACCGTGCTGCTGAAATAAAGATGACAACGTTGCAGGTTATCACCCTGGCCAGTTTAATCGAAAAAGAAACGGGGCAGCCTTCCGAGCGATCATTGATTTCCGGTGTATTTCACAACCGCTTGAAAAAATCTATGCTGTTGCAGTGCGATCCCACAGTCATTTATGCGATGATGCTTGCCGGAAATTACGACGGGCATATTTCACGCGCCGATCTTCAATTCAGTTCGGCTTATAACACATATGTTGAAGCCGGACTGCCACCCGGACCGATTTGCAATCCGGGAAAAGAAGCGATCAAAGCTGCTCTGTTTCCGCAAGAGACGGAAAAGCTCTATTTTGTTTCTCGCAATGACGGCAGCCACTATTTTTCTTCCACTTTGCAGGAGCACAATCGCGCCGTTCAACAATATCAACGGAACAGGCGGCACTCGTAA
- the ruvX gene encoding Holliday junction resolvase RuvX, producing MRILALDVGKRRIGIAITDPLAITARPHSTIDRNKEAPERIGALVKEMEVGKILVGLPLHLSGAEGPQTEDVRKFVAKLQPHVSVPVEYKDERLTTVEAEHRLSDRRVDWQKRKKQIDAVAASILLEEYLRER from the coding sequence ATGCGGATTTTGGCATTGGATGTAGGGAAGCGACGGATAGGGATTGCTATCACGGATCCACTGGCTATCACCGCTCGTCCACATTCCACCATTGACCGGAACAAAGAGGCCCCCGAAAGAATTGGAGCGCTCGTAAAAGAAATGGAGGTGGGGAAGATTCTGGTTGGCCTGCCTCTTCACTTGAGTGGAGCCGAAGGGCCTCAAACGGAAGATGTCCGCAAATTCGTCGCTAAATTGCAGCCTCACGTATCGGTGCCTGTCGAGTACAAAGATGAACGCTTAACCACAGTCGAAGCGGAGCATCGTTTGTCGGATCGCAGAGTCGATTGGCAAAAACGAAAAAAGCAGATTGATGCTGTTGCGGCATCGATCCTGCTGGAAGAATACTTAAGAGAACGATGA
- the pdxA gene encoding 4-hydroxythreonine-4-phosphate dehydrogenase PdxA: protein MQVRPRIGITLGDPGGIGPEVLLKALEKTSRRYTVFGSLRVLLHHAKHLRIPVDLSRLDLVDIDNVPKPYFGPSPEIAGQASIDYLDRAFDYFKRGWIDAVVTGPIHKESWHMSGYKYPGQTEYCAEKTETANYCMLMAGKKFRIALLSTHVSLKDALREVRQKKIVKKIKLIYGEFLQLGFRNPRIACAAVNPHAGEKGAFGREEMAEIEPALDEVRRNGIPVEGPIAPEVVFRVAATKSPWDVILAMYHDQAMIPLKLLEFENSANVTLGLPLIRTSPDHGTAFDIAGRGIAHPGSMIFAMRLASDWTKRRILTAKAPRSPR, encoded by the coding sequence TTGCAAGTTCGTCCCAGAATCGGGATTACATTAGGTGATCCTGGTGGTATTGGTCCTGAAGTCCTGCTGAAAGCACTGGAGAAAACATCCCGCCGGTATACCGTTTTTGGTTCTTTGAGGGTTTTACTGCATCACGCAAAACATTTAAGAATCCCGGTCGATCTGTCCCGTTTGGATCTGGTTGATATCGATAACGTCCCGAAACCATATTTCGGACCGTCCCCGGAAATTGCCGGGCAGGCGTCGATTGACTATTTGGACCGCGCTTTTGATTATTTCAAACGAGGATGGATCGATGCCGTTGTCACGGGTCCTATTCATAAGGAAAGCTGGCACATGTCCGGATACAAGTATCCGGGCCAAACCGAGTATTGCGCGGAAAAAACAGAGACGGCGAACTATTGCATGCTGATGGCTGGCAAAAAATTCCGGATAGCGTTGCTTTCCACTCATGTTTCTTTGAAAGATGCTCTTCGCGAAGTTAGACAGAAAAAAATAGTGAAGAAGATCAAATTGATTTATGGCGAATTTCTGCAACTGGGTTTTAGAAATCCAAGAATTGCCTGTGCTGCGGTGAATCCTCATGCGGGAGAAAAGGGCGCTTTCGGTCGGGAAGAGATGGCTGAGATTGAGCCTGCCCTGGATGAGGTTCGCCGAAATGGTATTCCGGTTGAAGGTCCAATCGCGCCGGAAGTTGTGTTTCGCGTGGCTGCGACAAAATCCCCCTGGGATGTGATTCTCGCAATGTATCATGATCAGGCAATGATCCCGCTGAAACTACTAGAATTTGAAAACAGCGCAAATGTTACCCTCGGTTTGCCGCTGATTCGCACCTCTCCGGATCATGGAACAGCATTTGACATCGCAGGCCGGGGTATTGCCCATCCCGGAAGCATGATCTTTGCAATGCGCCTCGCATCCGACTGGACCAAGCGTAGAATATTAACCGCCAAGGCGCCAAGGTCGCCAAGATGA
- a CDS encoding RNA chaperone Hfq: MNRKLIRPNLTEIKEQYSSKPKGKKPAPPDQTNAENYYFIRQMNSKTPMVIHLKDGEEIRGIIEWYDRNCIKVHRMDAPNLLIYKESIKYIYKDPMFDTEDNEDK, translated from the coding sequence TTGAATAGAAAGCTAATTCGTCCAAATCTGACTGAGATCAAAGAGCAATATTCCTCGAAACCAAAAGGCAAGAAACCGGCTCCTCCGGATCAAACGAACGCAGAGAATTACTATTTCATCCGGCAGATGAATAGTAAGACTCCGATGGTGATTCATTTGAAAGATGGCGAAGAGATACGCGGTATTATCGAATGGTACGATCGAAATTGTATTAAAGTGCATCGCATGGATGCGCCCAACCTTTTGATATACAAAGAGAGCATCAAATACATCTACAAAGATCCCATGTTTGATACCGAGGACAACGAGGATAAGTAA